From one Desulfovulcanus ferrireducens genomic stretch:
- a CDS encoding 4Fe-4S dicluster domain-containing protein, producing MSSFLKIALRNLLKGPSTDPYPFGETFVPKGLRGKIKYNAKACIACGMCEHVCAGGAIQIKETADKSGLEFIVWHNTCAFCGLCEHYCPTKAIRLTEDFHTAHSQEDKYRYVERGFIKYVTCARCATPMVPIAPELMTLAYGQVNKDIEKLRHLCPKCRQKQSLR from the coding sequence ATGTCTTCATTTTTAAAAATAGCGCTTCGCAATTTGCTAAAAGGCCCGTCTACAGACCCTTATCCTTTTGGTGAAACTTTTGTCCCCAAGGGACTGAGAGGTAAAATAAAATACAATGCTAAGGCCTGTATAGCATGCGGAATGTGTGAGCACGTCTGTGCAGGCGGAGCAATACAAATCAAGGAAACGGCAGACAAAAGCGGCTTGGAGTTTATAGTTTGGCACAATACATGTGCTTTTTGCGGTCTCTGCGAACATTATTGTCCAACCAAGGCAATCCGCTTAACTGAAGATTTTCATACCGCTCACAGTCAGGAAGACAAATATAGGTACGTGGAGAGAGGATTTATTAAATATGTTACTTGTGCCCGCTGCGCAACACCTATGGTCCCCATTGCTCCAGAGTTAATGACTCTAGCCTATGGTCAGGTTAACAAGGACATTGAGAAATTAAGGCATTTATGCCCGAAATGCCGTCAAAAACAATCGCTGCGGTAA
- a CDS encoding NADH-quinone oxidoreductase subunit B family protein — translation MKKLLQKIVGKSPWLYRINAGSCNGCDVELATTACIPRFDVERLGCKYCGSPKHADIVLITGPLTVRVKDKVLRVYDEIPDPKVTVAIGICPISAGVFRDSYAIAGPIDSFIPVDVNVPGCPPRPQAIIDGILEAIKIWETRM, via the coding sequence ATGAAAAAATTACTGCAAAAAATCGTCGGGAAATCACCCTGGTTGTACCGCATCAATGCTGGGTCCTGTAATGGCTGTGATGTGGAACTGGCAACTACAGCCTGTATCCCTCGTTTTGATGTTGAACGTCTGGGCTGCAAATATTGTGGGAGTCCAAAGCATGCAGACATCGTTCTGATAACCGGGCCTCTTACTGTTCGAGTGAAGGATAAGGTTCTGCGTGTTTATGATGAAATTCCCGATCCTAAAGTAACGGTAGCCATAGGAATCTGTCCTATATCGGCCGGGGTGTTTAGAGACAGTTATGCTATTGCTGGGCCTATCGATAGCTTTATCCCGGTAGATGTAAACGTGCCGGGCTGTCCTCCCAGGCCTCAGGCTATTATTGACGGGATACTTGAAGCCATCAAAATCTGGGAAACCAGAATGTAA
- a CDS encoding respiratory chain complex I subunit 1 family protein, translated as MTDILQPIFGLLIFPGGLFALTFGLFLKGLDRKIAARLQRRVGPPVYQPFIDLIKLAKKEMVVPETAHLWGFRLAPLFGFAGMMVAVTLIPIAGVYQGFEHLGDLLVLLYLLALPAIALMVAGSASSFPFGAIGFSREMVMMMSYELPLVIVLLTVALKVGLATGGLATFSLHKIVQFQLENGPFLFDYTMLPALVAFLIFIPGNMGVVPFDIPEAESEIVEGPILEYSGSGLALFNLVTSLKMVVVLGLGVALFFPTPLSEGFLLNLIWFSLKCLVLMIISITLVRTTTGRLRIDQAFKFYLRWPTLLALVSLVLTLLHR; from the coding sequence ATGACGGACATACTTCAACCGATCTTTGGACTGTTGATTTTCCCTGGAGGCCTGTTTGCTCTAACCTTTGGACTGTTTCTGAAGGGTCTTGACCGGAAAATAGCTGCCCGATTGCAGAGGCGGGTTGGTCCTCCTGTTTACCAACCTTTTATAGATCTGATCAAACTAGCCAAAAAGGAGATGGTAGTCCCTGAGACGGCACACCTGTGGGGTTTTAGACTGGCGCCATTGTTTGGGTTTGCAGGGATGATGGTGGCTGTAACCTTGATACCTATTGCCGGTGTTTACCAGGGTTTTGAACATTTGGGAGATTTGCTGGTTTTGCTTTATTTGCTGGCATTACCTGCAATAGCCTTGATGGTCGCCGGTTCCGCTTCCAGTTTTCCCTTTGGTGCTATCGGTTTTTCCAGGGAAATGGTCATGATGATGTCTTACGAGTTGCCGTTGGTGATAGTGTTGCTGACTGTCGCTTTGAAGGTCGGACTGGCAACAGGAGGATTAGCAACCTTTTCTTTGCACAAAATAGTACAGTTCCAGCTTGAAAACGGACCATTTCTTTTTGATTACACCATGTTGCCGGCGCTGGTGGCTTTTTTGATCTTTATTCCTGGTAATATGGGAGTAGTGCCCTTTGATATCCCCGAGGCCGAATCTGAAATTGTTGAGGGCCCTATTCTGGAATATTCAGGTTCAGGTCTGGCCTTATTTAATCTAGTGACCTCCCTCAAAATGGTTGTGGTATTGGGTTTAGGCGTAGCCCTCTTTTTCCCGACCCCCTTGAGTGAAGGTTTCTTGCTTAATCTAATATGGTTTTCTCTGAAGTGTTTAGTCCTAATGATAATTTCCATTACACTTGTTCGTACAACTACCGGAAGGCTACGAATCGATCAGGCATTTAAGTTCTATCTTAGGTGGCCAACCTTACTAGCTTTGGTCAGCTTGGTTTTAACGCTGTTACACCGATAA
- a CDS encoding proton-conducting transporter transmembrane domain-containing protein: protein MDSGFLLNGSSLMALFGVMVLLAGELFALKEIKNLTRLLVLSSIAEAGYVLLGLGIGTYEGVAGAMLHLEYQVVMRGLLFFAAATFIARTGTRSTEKLKGIGRSMPVTATMFAFGLFAVMGISPFKGSISKFLIIYSAIQSEHLVFAALASLGSIIEAVYFLLVFQKLCFEKPDQEGLEAEKVREASPAAMAVLWCLSGLTAFMGLFPEPFIHSAERAAALLSGAADAHLPAFESPWSTLVLLPYVGAFVVYLVGRFSTGLRNALAVTIAGITVFLTWQGGDFDSLSKLFALIMAGACFLVTLYSVGYLKGKPHTNRYFFFLLLMLGTLLGLTTSKELGNLYVFWELMTWASYLLVVHEQTPKALRAGFKYFIMCTSGAYVMHFAILTLQIKLGSFDMATISANLQLLSPSLMLAVLIMFIVGFGVKAGLVPMHSWLPDAHPVAPSSISAPMSGILTKAGIYGLARILFVVFGVSLLAGLGTIHQLSSIGFIVSMLGVLTLLFGEVMALRQTDIKKMLAYSTMAQVGEIVIILGIGTYLSLIGSLYHVLNHAIMKNLLFLAVGALIFRLKSQEIAKFKGIGREMPVTALCFSIGILAIMGLPPFNGFISKFLMLYACVQAGQLALAGLILLGSIIGGFYYLKLVRIIFFEKYEGPALKEAPITMLIAIVILSALAVFNGLYPQAGMALVKPVADLIVAKGHVAVAAIPNVSIVWPMVVLVPMAGALVVYVLGRRSVVASGWLAVVTMVATLIAVFTASPDLDVFSWSFALLIAFIGVLNLLYSQGYMAHGHAQNRFYMFFLLMMGGLLGVAVSNDLFNFFVFWEIMSSWTLYFVIIHEETKEALREGFKYFIFNYVGASLMFLGLIVLTANAGTFEMSELAGRLNALPTSLVALGMALMLIGFAMKAAMLPFRIDYQMHPVTAPTPVSGYISSVLLKSAPFGMAKLFYVFGGVALISKFGLAGKMPGLMYAVAWIGGVTLLMAASLALLQSGMKRLLIYHTVSQMGYIILGVSLGTSLGVAGGLLHLVNHMLFKNLLFLVAGAIMVKTGIESLDRLGGIGRKMPVTLAVFTIGAFSIAGIPPFNGFTSKWIIYQAAMEKGYVFLAMLSMLASVLTLASFVKFLHSAFFGQLPRELENVTEAPKSMLVPMLILALLCILFGVFPGLPLATIAEIETWLGLAPISPSLFGIDSPLGAWNAGGIAVLLVLAFIAGVSVYFMGSRKIRYTKIYTCGVTDLTPEEVHLNSHNLYESPKNLVKQCVKVLCQIVGLGKGV, encoded by the coding sequence ATGGACTCTGGTTTTCTGCTTAATGGCTCGTCCTTGATGGCTTTGTTTGGTGTAATGGTTCTGCTTGCAGGAGAACTATTTGCGCTGAAGGAAATAAAAAATCTGACCAGGCTGCTGGTTTTGTCCAGTATCGCTGAGGCCGGATATGTTTTGCTGGGGCTTGGTATAGGTACTTATGAGGGTGTCGCAGGGGCGATGCTGCATTTGGAATATCAGGTTGTAATGCGGGGACTTCTCTTTTTTGCAGCGGCAACATTTATTGCCCGAACTGGAACTCGTAGTACTGAGAAGCTCAAAGGCATAGGCAGGAGTATGCCCGTTACAGCGACCATGTTTGCTTTCGGGCTGTTCGCAGTAATGGGTATCTCGCCATTTAAGGGTTCTATCAGCAAATTTCTGATTATTTATTCAGCTATTCAGAGCGAACATTTGGTTTTCGCCGCCCTCGCCTCCTTAGGCAGCATTATTGAGGCGGTCTATTTCCTTCTTGTGTTCCAAAAGCTTTGTTTTGAGAAGCCGGACCAGGAAGGGCTTGAGGCTGAAAAGGTCAGGGAAGCATCTCCGGCCGCGATGGCCGTTTTATGGTGCTTAAGCGGCCTGACCGCTTTTATGGGGTTGTTCCCAGAACCTTTCATTCACAGTGCGGAACGTGCTGCTGCCCTGTTGTCAGGAGCCGCAGATGCGCATTTGCCTGCCTTTGAATCACCCTGGTCCACTTTGGTTCTCCTTCCTTACGTTGGCGCGTTCGTAGTTTATCTTGTCGGACGTTTTTCGACAGGCTTGCGCAATGCCCTGGCGGTTACCATCGCCGGCATAACAGTATTCCTGACCTGGCAAGGTGGCGATTTTGACAGCCTGTCAAAACTCTTTGCTCTGATTATGGCCGGGGCCTGTTTTTTGGTCACTCTTTATTCGGTCGGCTATTTAAAGGGCAAGCCCCATACAAATCGTTACTTTTTCTTTTTGCTCTTAATGCTGGGCACCTTGCTGGGCCTGACCACCAGCAAAGAACTGGGGAACTTATACGTCTTCTGGGAGTTGATGACCTGGGCTTCTTATCTCCTGGTTGTTCATGAGCAGACGCCAAAAGCCCTGCGTGCCGGGTTTAAATATTTTATCATGTGTACTTCCGGGGCCTATGTAATGCATTTTGCGATTTTAACTCTGCAGATAAAGCTCGGAAGTTTCGACATGGCAACAATTTCGGCAAACTTGCAGTTGTTGTCTCCGAGTCTCATGTTGGCCGTGCTGATAATGTTTATCGTCGGCTTTGGCGTCAAGGCTGGCCTGGTGCCGATGCATAGCTGGCTGCCTGATGCTCATCCTGTAGCGCCCTCATCCATTTCAGCACCGATGTCAGGGATTTTAACCAAAGCGGGTATTTACGGTCTTGCTCGTATTCTCTTTGTTGTCTTTGGAGTAAGTTTACTGGCTGGATTAGGAACTATCCATCAGCTTTCCAGTATCGGATTTATTGTGTCCATGCTTGGAGTCCTGACCCTCCTGTTCGGCGAGGTCATGGCTCTTCGCCAAACTGACATTAAAAAAATGCTTGCCTATTCCACCATGGCCCAAGTGGGAGAGATAGTAATTATCTTGGGGATAGGTACCTACCTGAGTCTTATTGGTTCTCTTTATCATGTCCTGAACCATGCTATCATGAAAAATCTCCTCTTCCTGGCCGTGGGAGCATTGATCTTCCGTTTGAAGAGTCAGGAAATAGCTAAATTTAAAGGCATCGGCCGGGAAATGCCTGTCACGGCTCTCTGTTTTAGTATCGGTATCTTGGCCATTATGGGCTTACCGCCTTTTAACGGATTTATCAGTAAATTCCTAATGCTTTATGCCTGTGTGCAGGCAGGCCAACTGGCATTGGCAGGTTTAATCCTTCTTGGCAGTATTATTGGCGGTTTTTATTATCTGAAGTTGGTCAGAATTATCTTCTTTGAAAAGTATGAGGGCCCGGCGCTCAAGGAAGCTCCGATCACCATGTTGATTGCAATTGTGATACTGTCGGCCTTGGCCGTGTTCAATGGCTTATATCCGCAAGCAGGTATGGCCTTGGTTAAGCCTGTTGCTGATTTAATTGTAGCCAAAGGACACGTGGCTGTGGCTGCTATCCCCAATGTTTCCATTGTTTGGCCCATGGTTGTGTTGGTTCCAATGGCAGGTGCTTTGGTTGTTTACGTCTTGGGAAGACGTTCGGTTGTTGCTAGCGGCTGGTTGGCAGTTGTGACGATGGTCGCAACTTTAATAGCAGTATTTACCGCTTCTCCTGATCTTGACGTATTTTCCTGGAGTTTTGCCTTACTTATCGCCTTCATTGGCGTTTTAAATCTACTCTACTCACAGGGCTATATGGCTCACGGGCATGCCCAAAATCGCTTTTACATGTTTTTTCTCTTGATGATGGGGGGGCTTCTGGGTGTGGCAGTAAGCAATGATCTCTTCAATTTTTTTGTCTTCTGGGAGATCATGAGCAGCTGGACCCTATACTTTGTGATTATCCATGAAGAAACCAAAGAGGCATTACGGGAAGGTTTCAAGTACTTTATTTTCAATTATGTTGGCGCCAGTCTGATGTTCTTAGGACTGATTGTCTTAACTGCCAATGCCGGTACCTTTGAGATGAGTGAACTGGCCGGGCGCTTAAATGCATTGCCGACAAGTCTAGTGGCACTTGGCATGGCCTTGATGTTGATCGGCTTTGCAATGAAGGCAGCCATGCTGCCTTTCCGCATCGACTATCAGATGCATCCAGTAACTGCACCAACACCAGTCAGTGGCTATATTTCTTCTGTACTTTTAAAGAGCGCGCCTTTTGGAATGGCAAAACTGTTCTATGTCTTTGGCGGTGTTGCTCTTATAAGCAAGTTTGGTCTGGCAGGAAAGATGCCGGGGTTAATGTATGCTGTTGCCTGGATAGGCGGCGTAACTCTTTTAATGGCTGCTTCGCTGGCTCTATTGCAAAGTGGAATGAAACGTTTGCTTATCTATCATACAGTGAGTCAGATGGGTTATATCATCTTAGGAGTCAGTCTGGGGACTTCTTTGGGAGTGGCAGGAGGTTTACTACACTTAGTCAACCATATGTTGTTTAAAAACCTACTTTTTCTCGTTGCCGGTGCCATTATGGTAAAGACTGGTATTGAGAGCCTGGACAGGTTGGGAGGGATCGGCAGGAAAATGCCGGTGACTCTCGCTGTCTTTACAATAGGAGCGTTTTCCATTGCCGGCATCCCGCCATTCAACGGATTTACCTCTAAATGGATTATCTATCAGGCAGCCATGGAAAAAGGCTATGTTTTCTTGGCCATGCTATCCATGCTAGCCAGTGTCCTGACCCTGGCTTCGTTTGTGAAGTTTTTGCATTCTGCATTTTTCGGACAATTACCCAGGGAGTTAGAGAATGTGACCGAAGCTCCTAAGAGTATGCTGGTTCCCATGCTGATACTAGCCCTATTGTGTATTCTTTTCGGAGTTTTCCCCGGCTTGCCTCTGGCAACAATTGCCGAAATTGAAACCTGGTTGGGTCTTGCGCCTATCTCACCTTCGCTTTTCGGAATTGATTCGCCTCTGGGAGCCTGGAATGCCGGAGGGATCGCAGTATTATTGGTGCTAGCCTTTATAGCGGGAGTCAGCGTCTATTTTATGGGTAGTAGGAAAATTCGATATACAAAAATTTATACCTGCGGCGTAACTGATCTGACACCTGAAGAAGTGCATCTTAATTCACATAACCTATATGAATCGCCAAAAAACTTGGTAAAGCAATGCGTTAAGGTGCTTTGCCAGATCGTCGGCCTAGGTAAGGGGGTATAA
- a CDS encoding Crp/Fnr family transcriptional regulator has protein sequence MPTRMRLTDINLLESLSSSESADFLKKFRERRVAKKEILYSPEDKENLVFLVKSGRVRVYLAYEDKEFTLAILEAGDIYSTHTRAYTQAMEDTTILVTDVRNFQKSITEFPAFALTMVKVLGDLLKNSITTINGLVFKDTNLRLVDFLVQAAKDTGIPVEQGIKLDLGLTTEEIALVVGATRQTVSVLLNDLRKSGVIERLNRGTILIKDLERLQEIASVS, from the coding sequence TTGCCAACCAGGATGAGGCTAACAGACATCAACTTGTTGGAATCTCTGAGTTCGTCAGAGTCTGCTGACTTTTTGAAAAAATTTCGGGAACGCCGGGTGGCTAAAAAGGAAATCCTCTACTCACCGGAGGATAAAGAAAATCTGGTATTTTTGGTAAAGTCTGGGAGAGTTAGAGTTTATCTGGCTTATGAGGACAAGGAGTTTACCCTGGCCATTTTAGAGGCTGGAGATATCTATTCTACACATACTAGAGCCTATACACAGGCTATGGAAGATACAACCATATTGGTTACGGATGTCCGTAACTTTCAAAAGAGTATTACCGAGTTTCCTGCTTTTGCTCTGACTATGGTCAAAGTGTTGGGAGACTTGCTGAAAAATTCAATTACCACAATTAATGGTTTGGTTTTTAAAGACACAAACTTAAGGCTGGTGGACTTTTTAGTCCAGGCTGCAAAAGACACAGGAATACCGGTAGAGCAGGGAATAAAACTGGATCTTGGCTTAACTACGGAAGAAATTGCTCTGGTGGTGGGAGCTACCCGTCAAACAGTTTCGGTTTTATTAAATGATCTGCGGAAGTCGGGCGTTATAGAAAGACTAAACCGTGGGACTATTCTGATCAAGGATTTAGAAAGGTTGCAGGAGATAGCTTCTGTATCCTAG
- the queD gene encoding 6-carboxytetrahydropterin synthase QueD, translating into MEIFVTFTFDAAHRLPNVPEGHKCSRLHGHTFRVEVHVSGPVDEHRGWVIDFGDLKKICKPVIEQLDHHYLNEIPGLENPTCEVIAKWLWQRLIPELPNLAKVIVQEGPSSGAVYKGETDNTGALSS; encoded by the coding sequence ATGGAAATATTCGTCACATTTACCTTTGATGCAGCTCATAGATTGCCTAACGTGCCTGAAGGGCATAAGTGCAGTCGTCTGCACGGGCATACATTTAGAGTGGAGGTCCATGTTTCCGGACCAGTTGATGAGCACCGCGGGTGGGTTATCGACTTCGGTGACCTGAAAAAAATATGCAAACCCGTTATTGAGCAATTGGATCATCACTATCTGAATGAAATACCTGGGCTTGAAAATCCAACATGCGAGGTCATAGCCAAATGGTTGTGGCAAAGGCTGATACCTGAACTTCCAAATCTTGCTAAGGTCATTGTCCAGGAAGGGCCTAGTTCGGGCGCGGTGTATAAAGGAGAAACGGATAATACCGGAGCCTTATCGTCATGA
- the queE gene encoding 7-carboxy-7-deazaguanine synthase, whose product MPYWVKEIFYTLQGEGYYTGRPAVFCRFAGCNLWTGHEQDRENAVCKFCDTDFVGTTGPGGGKFDTAHELAGVISSKWPSASAKAKPFVVCTGGEPCLQLDEVLIECLHRKGFEVAIETNGTLPLPENLDWVCVSPKASSRVVVRKGDELKLVFPQQGLLPQDVEEWDFKHFYLQPLDGEDLEQNTRLAIKYCLEHPQWKLSLQTHKFLGIP is encoded by the coding sequence ATGCCATATTGGGTCAAAGAAATATTTTACACCCTTCAGGGTGAAGGATATTATACTGGTCGTCCCGCAGTGTTTTGCCGTTTTGCAGGATGTAATTTGTGGACGGGCCATGAACAGGACCGAGAAAACGCTGTTTGTAAATTTTGTGATACTGATTTTGTCGGAACAACTGGTCCTGGTGGAGGGAAATTTGATACCGCACACGAATTGGCGGGTGTAATTAGCTCAAAATGGCCGTCTGCTAGCGCAAAGGCTAAACCATTTGTGGTCTGCACAGGAGGAGAACCTTGTCTGCAATTAGATGAGGTGCTTATTGAGTGCTTGCACAGGAAGGGCTTTGAAGTTGCCATTGAGACCAATGGAACACTGCCTTTGCCTGAAAACCTTGATTGGGTCTGCGTGAGTCCCAAGGCTAGCTCTCGGGTAGTCGTGAGAAAGGGCGACGAACTCAAACTTGTTTTCCCCCAGCAAGGCCTGCTTCCGCAAGATGTTGAAGAGTGGGACTTTAAACATTTTTATCTTCAACCTCTGGATGGGGAAGATCTTGAACAAAACACCAGGCTGGCAATAAAGTATTGCTTGGAACATCCCCAGTGGAAACTCAGTTTACAAACACATAAATTTCTTGGAATACCCTGA
- the queC gene encoding 7-cyano-7-deazaguanine synthase QueC, whose amino-acid sequence MKKAVVLFSGGLDSTTCLAIAKSQGYELYALSFYYHQRHDVEIKAAKRVAESMGVKQHLVLEVPLNKIGGSALTDDIDVPKDLNPEQTTEIPITYVPARNTIFLSFALGWAEVLGAADIFIGVNAVDYSGYPDCRPEFIEAFEKMANLATKETVTGKFKFQIHTPLVKLTKAEIIKKGLELGVDYSLTHSCYDPDEHGLACGRCDSCYLRKKGFAEAGVPDPTLYSLKK is encoded by the coding sequence ATGAAAAAAGCAGTTGTTCTTTTCTCCGGAGGACTTGATTCAACAACATGCCTGGCCATTGCAAAATCACAAGGGTATGAGCTGTATGCCTTGAGTTTTTACTATCACCAACGGCATGATGTGGAAATCAAGGCAGCAAAAAGAGTAGCGGAAAGCATGGGGGTTAAACAGCATTTGGTGCTGGAGGTCCCATTGAATAAGATTGGTGGGTCTGCCCTAACCGATGATATTGATGTGCCCAAGGATCTGAATCCCGAGCAGACAACGGAGATCCCCATTACCTATGTTCCGGCCAGGAATACGATATTTCTTTCTTTTGCACTTGGCTGGGCAGAGGTGCTAGGTGCCGCTGATATTTTTATTGGTGTAAACGCTGTTGATTATTCAGGATATCCAGACTGCAGACCAGAATTTATCGAAGCCTTTGAGAAGATGGCCAATTTGGCTACAAAAGAGACTGTTACAGGGAAATTCAAGTTTCAGATCCACACTCCTCTTGTTAAATTGACCAAGGCCGAAATAATTAAAAAAGGATTGGAACTCGGGGTTGATTACTCGTTAACCCACTCCTGTTATGATCCTGATGAGCACGGTCTTGCTTGTGGTCGATGTGACAGTTGTTATCTAAGGAAGAAAGGGTTTGCCGAGGCAGGAGTTCCTGACCCGACTTTATATAGCCTCAAAAAATAA